A single window of Paenibacillus sp. SYP-B4298 DNA harbors:
- a CDS encoding TauD/TfdA family dioxygenase, which yields MVCQAETGGDGVDAAAWISAEREEILSRLQEHGAILFRGFSNIDVIQFEKIIRLLSGELLEYRERSSPRSQIEGNIYTSTDYPPHQPIYLHNENSYSHSFAKKIFFYCQTASQTGGETPIADVRKVYSHIPEVIRNRFREKGVRYVRNFSDNIGLTWKTVFQTEDREQVEQYCQSAGYSWEWKKDGGLRVARSSRASARHPHTGEPIWFNHATFFHITTFDEKLRKALQQIYSEEDLPNNTYYGDGSPIEDSTLEALRLAYAKETVKFEWQEGDILMLDNLMAAHAREPFTGARKVLVGMSEMTNWDELPEI from the coding sequence TTGGTATGTCAAGCTGAGACAGGCGGAGATGGGGTTGACGCAGCCGCATGGATCAGCGCCGAAAGAGAGGAAATATTAAGCAGGCTGCAGGAGCATGGAGCCATCCTGTTTCGCGGCTTCAGCAACATCGATGTCATACAGTTTGAAAAGATTATTCGCTTGCTGTCAGGAGAGCTGCTGGAGTATCGCGAGCGCTCTTCCCCGCGCAGCCAGATTGAGGGGAATATTTATACTTCCACTGACTATCCCCCACATCAGCCGATATATCTTCATAATGAGAATTCTTACTCCCACAGCTTTGCCAAGAAGATTTTTTTCTATTGTCAGACAGCTTCGCAGACGGGCGGAGAAACACCCATTGCAGATGTAAGAAAGGTTTATTCCCATATTCCTGAAGTCATTAGAAACCGCTTTCGTGAAAAAGGCGTGAGATATGTTCGTAATTTTAGCGATAATATCGGCCTGACATGGAAAACAGTGTTTCAGACAGAGGATCGGGAGCAAGTGGAGCAGTACTGCCAATCTGCCGGCTATAGTTGGGAATGGAAGAAGGATGGCGGGCTTCGCGTTGCACGCAGTAGCAGAGCCAGTGCGAGACACCCGCATACTGGAGAGCCCATCTGGTTTAATCATGCGACCTTTTTTCACATTACCACCTTCGACGAGAAATTGCGTAAGGCACTACAGCAAATCTACTCCGAGGAGGATCTCCCCAATAATACCTATTATGGGGACGGAAGCCCGATTGAGGATTCTACATTAGAGGCGCTGCGCTTGGCCTATGCCAAGGAAACAGTGAAGTTTGAATGGCAAGAGGGAGATATTCTAATGCTTGACAACCTTATGGCCGCTCATGCCAGAGAGCCATTCACCGGAGCGAGGAAGGTTCTGGTGGGCATGTCGGAGATGACCAACTGGGATGAGTTGCCAGAGATATAG